A window of the bacterium genome harbors these coding sequences:
- a CDS encoding AtpZ/AtpI family protein, translated as MGGYDSGGWRGVGLAMSIPFMLGAGPILGWFIGVWLDGVAGTGFLRFAFLVLGFVAGVRSVARVLREDLRPEPVSVPEMRQGADEFTAIGRAPTPHAASESDRFVDEDGHTIGTMSYNARIRRPARPFAPSLQSEPETTCEKPPDPPALPEAPVESDSASAAPGIGGEAAGYGDALFSLPAILGSGLAVTAAAAAVAGFVIDREIGLGMIAAGLWNLCNFAVLWMAFKVLFSGKKWMLSFTIPIVFIKIPLLYFLVVQLFRLRLFDSRGMVLGLLVLPVVFLYLALIGSKAGSGRMNAVYGSRK; from the coding sequence ATGGGCGGCTACGATTCCGGCGGATGGCGCGGCGTGGGACTCGCCATGAGCATACCTTTCATGCTCGGCGCGGGGCCGATTCTCGGCTGGTTCATCGGGGTCTGGCTTGACGGCGTGGCCGGCACCGGCTTTCTGCGGTTCGCGTTTCTCGTTCTCGGATTCGTCGCGGGCGTGCGCTCGGTCGCGCGCGTCCTGCGCGAAGACTTGCGGCCGGAACCGGTTTCCGTGCCCGAAATGCGTCAGGGAGCCGACGAGTTCACGGCGATAGGCCGCGCGCCAACCCCGCATGCGGCCTCGGAGTCCGATAGGTTTGTGGACGAGGACGGCCACACGATAGGAACGATGAGCTACAACGCGCGCATCCGACGTCCCGCGAGGCCGTTCGCTCCTTCCCTGCAATCCGAACCGGAGACTACTTGCGAAAAGCCGCCTGATCCTCCCGCTTTGCCGGAAGCGCCGGTTGAAAGTGATTCCGCATCTGCAGCGCCCGGAATCGGCGGCGAAGCCGCCGGCTACGGCGACGCGCTTTTTTCGCTTCCCGCGATTCTGGGTTCCGGGCTGGCGGTCACCGCCGCCGCGGCCGCGGTCGCGGGATTCGTTATAGACCGCGAAATCGGCCTGGGCATGATCGCGGCCGGATTGTGGAATCTATGCAATTTCGCGGTGCTCTGGATGGCGTTCAAGGTTTTGTTTTCCGGCAAGAAATGGATGTTATCCTTTACAATCCCCATCGTTTTCATTAAGATACCGCTGCTTTATTTCCTGGTGGTTCAACTTTTCAGGCTCCGCCTGTTCGATTCCCGGGGAATGGTGCTTGGACTGCTGGTTTTGCCGGTGGTCTTTTTATATTTGGCCCTGATTGGAAGCAAGGCCGGTTCAGGTCGAATGAATGCAGTATATGGTTCTCGCAAGTGA